In Harpia harpyja isolate bHarHar1 chromosome Z, bHarHar1 primary haplotype, whole genome shotgun sequence, a single window of DNA contains:
- the LOC128137751 gene encoding collagen alpha-1(III) chain-like, with protein MVEHNGREALPGLRRRWGWGCLGLHRWGRRSRVIPCETAPWSVPGAGRAAAASERSAGRRRGRGRAGRGLPQPGVVAAGGGVPRSAAGARRAQAARESRPERERAVPAGARPGPRQRAGSDPSPGSSPRPCRQGRGQAVYDDDAGGSPGPAGRPAAGSRASGPAGPGRQRRRALAGCEGVSAPPERLGPRSAPGGGRAPAAAKAGLLPAGGKPTEDRRTGRAVSSDLLLASQVWPCGTAPREAEGSGRRSCCSGRCERAASAREAAGRCGLVGQSPSLPQAAAGRGQEQSL; from the exons ATGGTGGAACATAATGGCAGGGAGGCTCTGCCGGGACTGAGGagaaggtgggggtgggggtgcctCGGCTTGCACAGATGGGGGAGACGCTCCCGTGTGATTCCGTGTGAAACGGCTCCCTGGAGTGTgccgggggcggggagggctgCCGCTGCCTCCGAGCGCTCCGCGGGCAGGCGccgaggccggggccgggcaggtCGCGGCCTCCCGCAGCCCggggtggtggcggcgggggggggggttccccgcTCTGCCGCCGGCGCCCGCCGAGCCCAAGCGGCCAGGGAATCCCGCCCCGAAAGGGAACGAGCGGTGCCGGCGGGCGCTCGGCCCGGGCCGCGCCAGCGGGCCGGTTCCGATCCCTCCCCCGGGTCTTCCCCGCGGCCCTGCCGGCAAGGACGGGGGCAGGCCGTCTACGACGACGAcgccggcggcagccccggccccgcggggaggcCTGCCGCCGGGTCCCGCGCCTCGGGgcctgccgggccgggccggcagcgCCGCCGCGCTCTCGCCGGCTGTGAAGGGGTCTCCGCTCCCCCCGAGCGCCTCGGGCCTCGCAGCGCACCCGGGGGGGGCCGAGCCCCCGCAGCTGCcaaggcagggctgctgcccgCCGGCGGCAAGCCAACAGAGGACAGGCGAACAGGACGCGCTGTCAGCTCAGACCTTTTACTTGCTTCGCAAGTGTGGCCCTGCGGCACGGCTCCTCGGGAAGCCGAGGGCTCGGGACGCCGTTCCTGCTGCTCGGGCAGGTGTGAGCGGGCGGCGTCGGCGAGGGAGGCGGCCGGCCGGTGCGGCCTGGTCGGGCAGTCACCATCCCTACCGCAGGCCGCAGCAGGGAG AGGCCAGGAGCAAAGCCTCTGA